In Nitrososphaera sp., the sequence TTCTGCCGCCGAATAGCAAATCGTGCTTGCGAAAACCTGCCAAATCTTTCCTATAGGCCCTCCAGCGCCCGGATGTCCGTCCCTACAAGCCGCATTGTAGATGTTTTCTCTGTGGTTAAAACTGCGTTACTCGTCGTGTCAATTGCCACAATCAAACCGAGGCCTTGGGATGCTCTGCTTGCTATCATGCACGCCGGGCAGTCCGAACATCATCACACCCGATCCAGGCAATCGCGCCTCCAAAGGCGATTCGCATGCTGCATGTCAACTAGAAAAATACGATTTTCCAGATTAGTTCAGCCCATCCGGGGCGGTTGTGTGTAATGCATTATTACTACAGGCAAGTCTTGTGTGAAGATTGTTTTGCGCTAAAAACCCAGTAGCCGCGGCGACAGTTCAATTCTGGAAAAACTAGCCGCTTTTCAGCCATTTTATGGTCATACTCGATATCAATCGCATCTCACTGTGTGTGTTTACCATAGAAACGTTCAGACATTGACTCGGAGGGGGAGTTTGGTCGCTCCCCTTTCGGTTCTTCAACTTTCATCAAAAAGTCAAAAGCGCCAGTAAATCTTGCAAGTCTTGGGTATGCGTCGCACTGCAACAGTCTGTCAAATGCTCGCACCCCTGCTAAATTCTCTCTAGACCCTAGCTGTTCTTGCGGAAACCGAAGGCCCTAGCCTGTACTGCGCTCGTGCAGCCTGGTCGCCTGTGCCATGACATTAATACAAACGAAAAATAGCCCCCAGGCAGTCGCGGAACCTATCATCGAAGCCTGGTACGCTTCAAAGTTGAGTCCAAGCAGCTCAAACTGTATGAAGAACCTGACAATGGCGTAGACTGCCTCGGAGACAGAAAATGATGCAAAGAGCTTTTTCAGGTCACTCTTTACCTGCCTGATGTCTCGCTTTCCAGTCTCGCTGTCGATATACTTTTTCCGGTTGTCAAGGTAAAACAAAATCCCAAAGAGGGGAAGATAAGCCGCGTATTCTGTCCCTAGCGCGGCAAAGGATATCTCGATGTCATTTTTGCCGACCTGGTTGTACGAGAGCTGGGAGACAGAAGCGCTTGCTATAAAACCTGCGATTCCAGAGATGATGAGATTTTTGTTGAAAAGAATAGCAGCGCGGTACCTGCTGCAAAAGCTGGCGCCGCTCAATCTTCACTCTGTCAAAATAACGGTATTAAAAAGCATACAAGGCGGCAAAATTAGTCCCTTCATCGCTGGCAACAGAATCTGCTAACTGCCTGACGGAAGTTTTGGCTCGCGGCCCCTGAAGTGCTTTTGCACCGGCTCGATGACTTTATTGACATAAGTGGCTGTTGCGCTTTTCAGGTCCATCGGATGAATCTTCTTCTCCCTAAACTCGACCTCGACTTCCCTGTAGCTCCCGTAGGTCACGCTGCCGCCGTACTTTGCCGGCCTATCAATCGTAAAGTCGTTGAATTGGTGAAAGATGACGTAGCGGACAAGTTCCAGAATCGGATTTCCCTCCGCCACGCCGATAGGGCAGAATGCCTTGCCTATCTTTTCCCTGATGGTCTTTTCGTCGTCGTGAATTAGTATTCCGCTCGCCGGCTTGCTCTTGCTCATTTTGCTTGATATCCTTGCATCCTGCTCGGCATCCTCATCAAGCCCGAGTTTTGCCGGCTCGGAAAGCCCTGGAAGAAGGTGATGGTGGATGCATACCGGCGGCTTCCAGCCCATCTTTGGGAATACTTCCCTTACAAGCATGTGGATCTTGCGCTGGTCCATCCCCGCGTGGACAATGTCAAGCCCGAGCGCCTTGATGTCAACGGATTGCATTGGTGGGTACAGCAGCTGGCCGAGGTCAACCGCGCTGGTCTCCGACCTGCCCATTATAGTAAGTGACCGCATCGTCCTTGCAAGCGTCATGTGCTTTGAAAACCGGACAAAGTCTTCCCAGTAGTTTGGCGTCTCCTTGTAAAGGTCTGAGCCCATGACGATGTTGACGCCTGGGCAAAAGAAACGGAACGCCTCAGAGTAGTACTTTGCAAATTCCTTGATTGTCTGCCAGTCGCCCCCAAGCTTGTCGTTGATGTATGTGTGCCAGTCCGCGAGAAAGACCGTGGCATGCACGCCTGCCTTGATACAGTCGTTAATCTTAAAACCGGTCAGCACCAGGCTTCCGAGGTGCAGGATACCGGAAATCTCTAGGCCGATGTAGTGGCGGGGGTGCTCCTTTGTTTCTAACAGAACCCTAAGCTCGTCATTCGTGATGACTTCTTCTGTAGGGTCGCGGGTGATAAGTCGCATCCTCTCCTCTACGTCCATCGCTCTCAGAAAACTGCCCTCTGTGGCGGTATAAATAATATTGTCAGTTCAACTAGCAGTTTCTAAAACACTCTTCTGAGTTCCTTAAATCGGATTTGGACCAGTACTTCAACCAGATTGGTTCCCAAGCTAGTGACGCTTCTGCTCGTGGCAGGACTGGTTTCGCTCTCTGTAATACCGGTTGCCAGCTCTTTTGCGCAGTCAAATCCGAACTCGAACAAGGCAAGTGCCCCGATATACAGCAATAACACGACACTCAAAGGCAATCAAACCGGCATTCCTGTCCTTGAAAAAACAAGCGACAAGGGGTTATACCGAGTGCAGCTCAAGTGGGACTCGACCACCGTCAACCCGCAGGGGGCATTTGACATGCAGGTTCTCTTCCTCAACCCTGTATCACCCCACACAAACTCGACCAATTTCCCGCAGAAAGAGTCAAACTATTCAGGCTACGGCCCTGGCACCAACAAGACCGCCATGACAGTGCCGGGAATTATCGACAGGCCTATCGCCGTGGACTCGTATGACCTTACAATCTATGACACGCAGGGAAAGGTGCTTTTCCAAAAGGCCCACCAGCCAGGCGCGGCTAGCGCAAGCGGCGTGACCGTGACACTTGGAAACTATACCGGGCCTGTAACCCTGGACATCTCTAACATCAAGGCTGCTGCTAACGCTCTGGGCACTACTACTGCATCTAACAGCACCACATCAAGCGGAGGCCAGCAGACCACAGACTCGGTCAAGTTCTCTGCCACAGTCGCTCCCGAGTTCCCGATTGGAACGGTGTCAGTTGCGGCAGGCATAATGCTGATTGCCATCATCGCGACATACAGGCTGAAGAGAGGAACGGGCGCTCCTCTACCCTAACATTTTCTTGAAACCGATATATCGCATGTTCAGGGCACATAACCATGACAGATATTATATCGTGGGACAAGGCAATAGGGAAAAAAGTCAGATCAAGCGACGACCACGACCTCGGGAAAATTCAATCAATTACCAAGGAGTACATTCAGACCAAGGATGGAACGGTCTCCAAGAAATATTACTACATACCAAAGTACTACATCAGCGGCTATGACGGTGACCATATCTGGGTGTCCATAACCAAAGACCAGGCAAAGGCCGAGTTTGAAGGCGAAAACGCCCCCAACATCACCTCATGGGACACGCCAACCTACATCGAGAGAAGGACGCTTGTCATGAGAAACAACCCGGACTTTGAATCCAACATTCCCCTATACACGCCTCCTGGGACTCGGGTTCCGGCGGCGCCATCAAGGCTTGACGAAGGCGTGCCGATGGCATGGGACAAGGTAATTGACAAAGATGTCAAGTCAAGTGACGACCGCGATCTTGGCGAAGTCAAATCCATTGCTCCGCACTACATCGAGGTCGAACATGGCGTCACTAACAAAAAGCACTATTTTATTCCAAAGAACCTAGTGCAGGGCTACGACGGCCACAAACTGTACGTCGCGCTTCCCAAAGACGACATCAAGTCCCGGTATGAGCGAGAGTCTCCGCCAAGTCCGGAAGAAATTGCAAGCCCCAAGTTCTACGGGGTGGAAACGTCAGAGCAGATCCCGACAGTGCACGGAGTTCCTTGGATGGCAAAGGAGCCGGACACCCCGGTGAACGTTGATTATTCCGGAACCACCTACAATGTTCCATGGGACCAGCTAATACACAAACATGTTCGCACGACGGACAATGTGGAGGTGGGCTACGTCGAGCGCATAGGCAACGAATTCATCGTGGTGCGGGAAGGGGTCGCCGACGTTCACATCTATTACGTGCCCAAGACCTACATTAAAGAGTATGACGGCGCCCAGCTGTGGATAGACGCTCCAAGTGGCCTCGTGAGGTCCAAGTTCGAGCTAGAAAGGGAGCCGGCAGCAGAAGAGCTCAGGGCCATGGCAAGGGAAGCGCCGCGGTACAGAAGGGCCAAAGTGTATGCTTCTCCTGCAAGCGCAATGGCTAGCGAGGCGCCCTCGCAGAGGATATCCGGCGAGCCGAGCACCGTCGTAGTGGAGCATGAAGTCGAGCTGGACAAGGTCGAACCTGACGCAACCACATTCGAAGAATAGGCTCTATCGCGTCAGCGAATCTATTTTTATCACGGGGGCGTGGTCGACAAGCCACGCTCTGTGTTTTTTGTATTCCGGATCTGCCGCCGCTACCAGCTCCCAGAATTTTCTCGAATGGTCCAGCCTTACAAGATGCATGAGCTCGTGAATCAACACGTACTCTGCAACCTCTCTAGGCGCGGCGCACAGCAGAAGGCTAAAGTTCAGGTTGCCTTGCCGCGAGCAGCTTCCCCACCTTGAGCTTAAGTCTTTGACAAGCACGCGGTTGTACTGCAGTCCGTGCTTTGCTGCAAGCTCGGGCAGCCTTGCCGTTACAAGCCTTCTAGTCTCGGCACGGTACCATTCCTTGACGGCTTTTTTTGCATCGCGGAGGTCGCGGACGTGAAAAGTTATCTGTCGCATAGACTCTGAGACCGTGACAAAGTGCTGCCGGTCTCTGACAAGGCTGATCCTGTATCTTTCGCCAGAGTAGTACAGCGTGCCCGGCTCATGCGGCCCGCACTTTTGCACGATCTTTTCATAGTATTTGTAGTTGCGGAGAATCCAACTTTTTCTCTCTTGGATGAATGCTTCCACTTCGGCGGGAGTAACCGTGCCCCTTCTGTTGCCTGTAGGAAGAACCAGCTGTACTCCCGAGATGCTGCAAACTATTCGCAAACGCCTCGAGCGGGTACTTGTCCGGACAGCAATTGGTATCTTTGTGCCATCGGGAAAATCGAGCTGAATTGGAAGGGCAAGCAAAAGCCGGTTCAAGATTAAGGCGCCGGCTAAAGAATTTTCTCGTGCTTTTGAATCAAAAGTATTCGCCAATAACGGTGAACATGACTGCAAGAGTTTTGGTACGCGTGGAGCGCAAATGTTCAGATGCAAATGACCGCTAGTTTAAAAAAATCGACAATCTCACAATGCCCGGACTGGCAGACCAATCAGCGAGTGTTGTATATCTAAATACTAGTTCCATGTGAGCAGACTAGTGTGCGCAGCCATGTCCGCTCTGGCCCAGCACGTGCTGGATCTTGATAAATCCGTCCGTTCTTGCGGTATCGTTGACAGACTCGGCAACGTCATTGCTTCAAAGTACAGGGCAGATTTTAAACCGCTGCTAGATGACCGGGAAACTGAGCGCCATGCAATTACATGGGCCATCAGAATGTCACACCCTCAATCCTGGGAAAAGAACCTGGGCTCTACAAGGTATATTCTGACCAGATATGAAAGGGCAATAAGGACTATCATACCAATGACCTCGGCGCAGGTGATGGTCATGGTGTGCTTTGATACCGACATCGATAACTTTGACAGTATACTGATGCGAAGCATTGTGCCATATCTGGACGAGGCATTTGATGAGGGCCGCACGGGCGCAGCTATCCATGCGGCAAGTTAGGCGCCAGGTGACTCCATCTCCAATGGGCTCAATGGCTTTGCTGTCCTGGTAAACCTCATAGAATTTTATCCATCAAGCGAGCATGTACTTCCCGCATGTCTAGGGGCACAGCCTTTCAGCCTGGAGAGCTTGAGTATAAACTCAAAATCTTGGATATTGACGAAGGCATCAGGGTTGAAGCTGCTTCCGCCGGCAAAGTGGACAAGCTGTTTATCAACCGCCGCGCGTCGGGCGAATACGTAATCCAGCACGTCGATGATTTTTTCTACACATTTGACCTTGCGGAGGTCCGCAAGATAATCATGAGCACATTGCCCGAAAGCAAAATTACTTTTTGGGCGTACTAGATTACTCCTGCCTCGCGCAGCTTTCGCGGGAGATAGGTTTCTGCCAAATATTTGAATCCATGCTTGAAGAACGCGTCAAGCTCGCACTTTTCCTTCTTTTTCAGAAACAGATCAAGCTCCTTCTGCCACTTTTTGTCCTGGAACCACGGCTTCTTTTTCATGTCGTTTGCCCTGTTGATGTCCTCGTCAGACGCCGCAAGCCTTGCAACCTCCGGTATGTTGTATTCGTAAATGTCTGAGAACATCATCCCTAGCACCTTTGCGTCTGGTGTAACCAGCCTGTCGCTGTCGTAGCTTAAAGACTCGCTTCCAATCTTGTAGCGCAGGGCGATTCCAAGCCCCCACGGATCCGCGTCTGCAAATACCACTAGCGGCATCTTCCATTCCTCGTTTAGCGCCTTTGCCATCATTCTAGTTGCCCTGTCCGGCTCGCCGGAGCCAGTCATCAGGATTGCGTTATACTTCTGGATAAAGCCGGACTTGCGAATGTTGTTTAGCACCGTGTCCTTTTCAACGACCATTACAAAATTTGCCTTTACCTTGACAATCTCGACGTCGCGGATGTTTGTCGGGATCAATTGCGAGGTCGCCCTGCTTCCCAGGTTGCAGTCAATGATGTCGCCTCCGACGCGAAGCGTTATCGGCCCGGAGATCATTCCCTTCGGCTTTGAGGTGACAGAGAATTCTTCTCTTGGCACTCCTGTCAGGAGTTCTACAGCCTTTATGGCGTCGTCCGAGTCTTCCTGGCCGCTCCAGAATTTCTGCTTGTTCTTCTCGTCTCCGACCGTGCTCAACGTGGCATAGTACATGCCTCTGATGGTGCTCTCCATCTCCTCGTCGAGCAGTCTTCTAACCGCGTTTGCCATTACGAGGTACTGCGCGAAGGTGGGAATTTTCTTTGTGCTGTCTGGGCTCACGTTGACCGTCTTTTCGCCGATTGTAAGCATCCTTTTCTCCTGCGACCAGACCGTGTTGTCGTAGCCCACCTTTGGAACATCTAGGACTGGCATGGCCTTTCCGGCCATCAGGTCCTCGCTGACGTCCTTCATTATGAGCTTTATCTTCTTTACAACTTCCTGGTGCCTCTTGTCAGAAATCGGCATTACTTGGACCTCCCCTTTGTCTTTGGTTTGGCTCCAGGATCTTTATCGCCAATAATCTCGTCAAATGTCATCTGCTGGTTGCTGGCACCGGCTGCCGGCGGGCGTTTCTGTTTTTCAATTCGGGCAGTCTCTGGAATTTCAGAAGAGCCGGGCTTGCCGCCTCTGCCTTGCTTGCGGGTAGACTTGGGCCTTTTGGTATCCGTTTCCTTTGACCTGCCCTTCTTTCTTGCGGCATCGATTGCAGCTTGCTCGTTGGCCGGCTTGATCTCGGCCTTTTCCACCTGCTCGTCACTTTCCTCGGTTGCCTCTTCCTCAAGCCTGCTCTCGGTGATCTGGTCCTCCTTTTCTTCGACCTGAGTGCCGGTTATTTCGCCGGTGACGTGCTTTTCGGCAAGCGTTGTGAAGGCACTATGTAGCTGCTTTGCGTCCACCTGTATGGACTCACTTATTGCATCAACGATAAGCGGGATATAGTACTTGTACAGGTTGAGCCTGTTTGCCGCGTCCTTCATGCGAAGCTCCTTTCTAATCTGGGTGCTGACCTTCCGATAAAGCTCCGAAAGGCAAGACTTCATGTACTTTTTAAGGTCGCCCTCGGATGCAATGCTCTCCTTGCCCGCGGTTTTGTACGGGATTTTAGTCGAGCAGATATGGAAAAAGATGTGTAGCGGTAAAAGCTCGACTGCCCTGTCGGACTTGACTTCCGCGTTTGCAAACTGCTCCTTGACTTCTTTTTTCGTAACGCCCATCTTGTTTATCTCCACTTCCGAAACGACTTCCCTGGCAACGTCCGAGCCCTCGTCGTAAAGCAGGGGGATTTTGTTTGCGAACCTGTACAGCTTGAACGACTCTATGTTGCCCCCATAGGCGATACCACATTCTACAATGGTGGGCCTGTTGTTGACAACGCACGTCCTAGACGCGTAGGCGGTCAGCGAAGGCTTGAGCACCTTTACCGAAATCTGGGGTTTTGAAACCTCATGCGTCGTCCCGTCTTGCGCAGCCGAGACTGTGACGGTCTCCCTGTTTGTAACGATGGTATACTGCGACGTCATGCCGGCCGTCAGGATCTCCTCGCCTATCGGGCTCAAGTGATCGGTATTTGGCTGCTGGAATATGGTCTGCTTGCAAATGTTTACGACCCTGATAAGCTCGTGCTCGGTGTACTTGTCCGCAGGCTTGTGCTCAAGCTCCGCCTTTGCAATAATCTCCTTGGCCTTCTCGGACGACATTTTCTGAAAAGACTCGGACAGCACTCCCTGAAGAGTGGTCTTTTGGTTCATGAAATTCAGGATGGCCTTCTTGAGCGTCTGAAGGTCCATGTCGGCAGGATGGGGGAGAACTTCTCTGGCCGGCTGCGGCATGGTCTCAGTACGCCGCTCGAAGGTGACCTTGCCCTCGTCTGTCTCATATTCTATTACTGCGTAAGGGTTTACAACACTCGTCTGGCTGATGTACTCGTTAATCTTGCCCTTCATCAGGTTCTTTGATATCGGCGAGAGCTTTGCCCGGAGGACCGCCTCGACCCTGAACCCCGACGCGCCGGCAATCACTCCTTCGCTTTCCCGGAGCGCCTTCCTTGCAAGCTCGATTGGCCTGTTGGTGCTAATGTCCGTGCGCAGCTCAAAGTAGTACTCGGACTTTTCCTCTCCGGACTTGGACCAGACCTTCAGGGGATGGATGGTGTCCTTGGTGGAAAATGCGGCAATCATTTTCAGTCCTACGCCAAACAGCCCCCTCTGCTGCTTCTCTACGTACTTGCCGGAAGTCAGAAAGGAGCAGACGGCCACCGGCACCTTCTCATGAGGCACCCCGATGCCATTGTCCTCGCAGGTAATCGTCCAGAGGTCGTTTGCCTGGTCAAGCGTCTTGAGTGACAGGAATATCCTTGGAAGAACGTGGCCGGTTTCGCAGGAGTCAAGCGAGTTTTCTATGAGTTCCCTTACGGCCATGTAGAGTATGCGCTCTGTCGTAAAACCCGCCAGCGCGGAATTATCGACAAAGAACTCTGATTCCGCCTTTTTGTCATATCTTACCCTGCCCTTCTGAGGGCGGGTGGCTGATGGATCACTGCCAGCCGGCAAAGATGGCGGCTTGGCCGCGGCAGCCTCGACCGCGACAGAAGTTTCTCTTTTCAATACTCGTGGGGAAATTCTTTCGAAATCCTAATTTAGTCTTTTATGAAGAAAATCTGACCTCATGCGTGTTTTCTCATGCATGCTGGGTCAGGCCCCACCTGCTCCTGACCTTCTCTTCTATTTTCAGAAAGATAAGCCTGTCAAAGACTATGCCGATTGCAAAGATGGTAATCATTGTGGCGATTATCTGGCCCATGTCGTTAAAGTCCCGACCGACGGCAAGCACGTGACCCAGGCCGTAAAGGGTTGCAATGAGCATCTCTGCCCCAATGAGCGCGTGCCAGGCAAACGACCAGCCCTGCCGGAGTGCAATTATCAGAGATGGAGTTGCGGCAGGTATCATGACGTGCCGGAACAGCGCAAACCCGGTCGCGCCCATGTTCTTTGCTGACCTGATGTAAAGTGGAGGGATGTTTCTCATTGCGCTGTATGTGGAAATCATTATCGAAAACACCGAAGCCATGACGACCACAAACAGGATTGCAAAGTCGTTAAAGCCCATTAGCAGTATCGCAAACGGCACCCATGCGATGCTGGGGAAGGTCAGCAAACCGACGCCAAATGAGCTCATGGTCCTGCCAAAGCCGGGGAACCTCATCATGACAAGGCCGATAGAGCCGCCAAGGATTACTGATATCGTAAAGCCTGCAAGAAGGCGGGCCATCGTCATGGCAAATCCTGTAACAAGGGAATAGTTTGCGACAAGATCCATTATCGTTCCTGCAACCTGCGCAGGAGCGGGAAGCAGGGTTTTCGGATAAATACCGCTTAGGGT encodes:
- a CDS encoding tyrosine--tRNA ligase: MDVEERMRLITRDPTEEVITNDELRVLLETKEHPRHYIGLEISGILHLGSLVLTGFKINDCIKAGVHATVFLADWHTYINDKLGGDWQTIKEFAKYYSEAFRFFCPGVNIVMGSDLYKETPNYWEDFVRFSKHMTLARTMRSLTIMGRSETSAVDLGQLLYPPMQSVDIKALGLDIVHAGMDQRKIHMLVREVFPKMGWKPPVCIHHHLLPGLSEPAKLGLDEDAEQDARISSKMSKSKPASGILIHDDEKTIREKIGKAFCPIGVAEGNPILELVRYVIFHQFNDFTIDRPAKYGGSVTYGSYREVEVEFREKKIHPMDLKSATATYVNKVIEPVQKHFRGREPKLPSGS
- a CDS encoding SprT family zinc-dependent metalloprotease; this translates as MNRLLLALPIQLDFPDGTKIPIAVRTSTRSRRLRIVCSISGVQLVLPTGNRRGTVTPAEVEAFIQERKSWILRNYKYYEKIVQKCGPHEPGTLYYSGERYRISLVRDRQHFVTVSESMRQITFHVRDLRDAKKAVKEWYRAETRRLVTARLPELAAKHGLQYNRVLVKDLSSRWGSCSRQGNLNFSLLLCAAPREVAEYVLIHELMHLVRLDHSRKFWELVAAADPEYKKHRAWLVDHAPVIKIDSLTR
- a CDS encoding DNA topoisomerase VI subunit B, translating into MKRETSVAVEAAAAKPPSLPAGSDPSATRPQKGRVRYDKKAESEFFVDNSALAGFTTERILYMAVRELIENSLDSCETGHVLPRIFLSLKTLDQANDLWTITCEDNGIGVPHEKVPVAVCSFLTSGKYVEKQQRGLFGVGLKMIAAFSTKDTIHPLKVWSKSGEEKSEYYFELRTDISTNRPIELARKALRESEGVIAGASGFRVEAVLRAKLSPISKNLMKGKINEYISQTSVVNPYAVIEYETDEGKVTFERRTETMPQPAREVLPHPADMDLQTLKKAILNFMNQKTTLQGVLSESFQKMSSEKAKEIIAKAELEHKPADKYTEHELIRVVNICKQTIFQQPNTDHLSPIGEEILTAGMTSQYTIVTNRETVTVSAAQDGTTHEVSKPQISVKVLKPSLTAYASRTCVVNNRPTIVECGIAYGGNIESFKLYRFANKIPLLYDEGSDVAREVVSEVEINKMGVTKKEVKEQFANAEVKSDRAVELLPLHIFFHICSTKIPYKTAGKESIASEGDLKKYMKSCLSELYRKVSTQIRKELRMKDAANRLNLYKYYIPLIVDAISESIQVDAKQLHSAFTTLAEKHVTGEITGTQVEEKEDQITESRLEEEATEESDEQVEKAEIKPANEQAAIDAARKKGRSKETDTKRPKSTRKQGRGGKPGSSEIPETARIEKQKRPPAAGASNQQMTFDEIIGDKDPGAKPKTKGRSK
- a CDS encoding ABC transporter permease, yielding MIEEEAPKQQSRNILRDKGKQLSRRFDLTDAANAALFLAAFIGIWQLVTLSGIYPKTLLPAPAQVAGTIMDLVANYSLVTGFAMTMARLLAGFTISVILGGSIGLVMMRFPGFGRTMSSFGVGLLTFPSIAWVPFAILLMGFNDFAILFVVVMASVFSIMISTYSAMRNIPPLYIRSAKNMGATGFALFRHVMIPAATPSLIIALRQGWSFAWHALIGAEMLIATLYGLGHVLAVGRDFNDMGQIIATMITIFAIGIVFDRLIFLKIEEKVRSRWGLTQHA